From the Ctenopharyngodon idella isolate HZGC_01 chromosome 3, HZGC01, whole genome shotgun sequence genome, one window contains:
- the alg1 gene encoding chitobiosyldiphosphodolichol beta-mannosyltransferase isoform X1, with protein sequence MADANAAVAVVTVSLVVLGLLSGLSLSWALLPVAVVVLIFVLASGLRGRDELAHLNVCVLVLGDIGRSPRMQYHALSLSRHGYSVTLIGFLGTKPHQDILEDDRIDILPISELKGLRVGPKIFRYVSKVILQSFQLFYVLMKIEDQGYILMQNPPGLPAIAVTWVASRFRGNQFIIDWHNYGYTIMALTHGENHLIVKVAKWYEKLFGCFSDHNLCVTNAMREDLRKNWNIEATTLYDKPPSIFRETPLKLQHELFVRMGSVYSPFRSSCDVTKEHMELTAFTERNTQTGAVTRSAGRPALLISSTSWTEDEDFSILLQALEEYEKFVEEEDKLPSLVCVITGKGPQKEYYKKLIDSKEFQHVKICTPWLEAEDYPVLLGSADLGVCLHKSSSGLDLPMKVVDMFGCCLPVCAIHFKCLHELVKHEENGLIFKDSSELSEQLKLLFSDFPSDQGKLGIFRKNIRESGQQRWDENWDHNVLPLIKEHCD encoded by the exons GGGGACGCGATGAACTTGCACATTTGAACGTTTGCGTGTTGGTGCTGGGAGATATAGGGCGCAGTCCGCGCATGCAGTATCATGCGCTCTCTCTCAGCAGACATGGATACAGTGTCACCTTAATTGGCTTTCTtg GTACTAAACCTCATCAAGACATTCTTGAAGATGACAGGATAGACATACTTCCAATTTCAGAACTAAAGGGGCTTAGAg TTGGCCCAAAAATTTTCAGGTATGTTTCAAAAGTGATACTCCAGTCTTTCCAGCTGTTCTATGTGTTGATGAAGATTGAGGACCAAGGCTATATCCTTATGCAG AACCCTCCTGGACTGCCAGCTATAGCAGTGACGTGGGTGGCGAGTCGTTTCAGGGGAAACCAGTTCATCATAGACTGGCACAACTATGGATACACCATAATGGCTCTTACTCATGGAGAGAATCATCTAATTGTCAAGGTGGCAAAATG GTATGAGAAGCTCTTTGGATGTTTCTCGGATCATAACTTATGTGTCACTAACGCAATGAGGGAAGATCTTCGGAAGAACTGGAATATTGA GGCAACCACGTTATATGACAAGCCACCCTCGATATTTAGAGAAACACCTTTGAAACTTCAACATGAGCTGTTTGTCAGAATGGGCAGTGTTTATTCACCATTTAGGTCTAG ttGTGATGTCACTAAGGAGCACATGGAACTGACAGCCTTCACAGAGCGTAACACTCAAACAGGTGCTGTGACGCGCTCTGCTGGACGACCTGCTCTGCTTATCAGCAGCACCAGCTGGACTG AGGATGAAGACTTCTCAATTCTTTTACAAGCCCTTGAag AGTATGAAAAGTTTGTTGAGGAAGAAGACAAACTTCCATCATTGGTCTGTGTGATTACAG GTAAAGGTCCTCAGAAGGAGTATTACAAGAAGCTGATTGACTCTAAAGAATTTCAACATGTCAAGATTTGCACTCCTTGGCTGGAAGCAGAGGATTATCCAGTTTTACTTG GTTCAGCTGATCTTGGGGTATGCTTGCACAAATCATCCAGTGGTCTTGACCTTCCAATGAAAGTGGTTGACATGTTTGGATGTTGCCTGCCAGTCTGTGCCATACACTTTAAGTG CTTGCATGAGTTGGTGAAACATGAGGAAAATGGGCTCATTTTCAAAGACTCCAGCGAGCTGTCTGAACAGTTAAAG CTTCTGTTTTCAGACTTCCCTAGTGATCAGGGGAAACTGGGCATCTTCAGGAAGAATATAAGGGAAAGTGGGCAGCAGCGCTGGGATGAGAACTGGGACCATAACGTTCTTCCGCTTATTAAAGAGCACTGCGACTGA
- the alg1 gene encoding chitobiosyldiphosphodolichol beta-mannosyltransferase isoform X2, producing MADANAAVAVVTVSLVVLGLLSGLSLSWALLPVAVVVLIFVLASGLRGRDELAHLNVCVLVLGDIGRSPRMQYHALSLSRHGYSVTLIGFLVGPKIFRYVSKVILQSFQLFYVLMKIEDQGYILMQNPPGLPAIAVTWVASRFRGNQFIIDWHNYGYTIMALTHGENHLIVKVAKWYEKLFGCFSDHNLCVTNAMREDLRKNWNIEATTLYDKPPSIFRETPLKLQHELFVRMGSVYSPFRSSCDVTKEHMELTAFTERNTQTGAVTRSAGRPALLISSTSWTEDEDFSILLQALEEYEKFVEEEDKLPSLVCVITGKGPQKEYYKKLIDSKEFQHVKICTPWLEAEDYPVLLGSADLGVCLHKSSSGLDLPMKVVDMFGCCLPVCAIHFKCLHELVKHEENGLIFKDSSELSEQLKLLFSDFPSDQGKLGIFRKNIRESGQQRWDENWDHNVLPLIKEHCD from the exons GGGGACGCGATGAACTTGCACATTTGAACGTTTGCGTGTTGGTGCTGGGAGATATAGGGCGCAGTCCGCGCATGCAGTATCATGCGCTCTCTCTCAGCAGACATGGATACAGTGTCACCTTAATTGGCTTTCTtg TTGGCCCAAAAATTTTCAGGTATGTTTCAAAAGTGATACTCCAGTCTTTCCAGCTGTTCTATGTGTTGATGAAGATTGAGGACCAAGGCTATATCCTTATGCAG AACCCTCCTGGACTGCCAGCTATAGCAGTGACGTGGGTGGCGAGTCGTTTCAGGGGAAACCAGTTCATCATAGACTGGCACAACTATGGATACACCATAATGGCTCTTACTCATGGAGAGAATCATCTAATTGTCAAGGTGGCAAAATG GTATGAGAAGCTCTTTGGATGTTTCTCGGATCATAACTTATGTGTCACTAACGCAATGAGGGAAGATCTTCGGAAGAACTGGAATATTGA GGCAACCACGTTATATGACAAGCCACCCTCGATATTTAGAGAAACACCTTTGAAACTTCAACATGAGCTGTTTGTCAGAATGGGCAGTGTTTATTCACCATTTAGGTCTAG ttGTGATGTCACTAAGGAGCACATGGAACTGACAGCCTTCACAGAGCGTAACACTCAAACAGGTGCTGTGACGCGCTCTGCTGGACGACCTGCTCTGCTTATCAGCAGCACCAGCTGGACTG AGGATGAAGACTTCTCAATTCTTTTACAAGCCCTTGAag AGTATGAAAAGTTTGTTGAGGAAGAAGACAAACTTCCATCATTGGTCTGTGTGATTACAG GTAAAGGTCCTCAGAAGGAGTATTACAAGAAGCTGATTGACTCTAAAGAATTTCAACATGTCAAGATTTGCACTCCTTGGCTGGAAGCAGAGGATTATCCAGTTTTACTTG GTTCAGCTGATCTTGGGGTATGCTTGCACAAATCATCCAGTGGTCTTGACCTTCCAATGAAAGTGGTTGACATGTTTGGATGTTGCCTGCCAGTCTGTGCCATACACTTTAAGTG CTTGCATGAGTTGGTGAAACATGAGGAAAATGGGCTCATTTTCAAAGACTCCAGCGAGCTGTCTGAACAGTTAAAG CTTCTGTTTTCAGACTTCCCTAGTGATCAGGGGAAACTGGGCATCTTCAGGAAGAATATAAGGGAAAGTGGGCAGCAGCGCTGGGATGAGAACTGGGACCATAACGTTCTTCCGCTTATTAAAGAGCACTGCGACTGA